Proteins encoded within one genomic window of Romeriopsis navalis LEGE 11480:
- the yidD gene encoding membrane protein insertion efficiency factor YidD, which yields MHSTYRRGIIATSLTHLAPIGKLASSIGLSGAFDRSADFAVRKYQKHLSPRKGFSCAYTKLHGGPSCSAYFRELLSTKGFTQAIQPFQQRLQECHQANLTIRASRIQTIRTNRIQANGEDDNPQRKSNNPSNSDGNWCDVADCGCDIFSKDIGNCDTPDCGLGSCDSTGDCDILDSCSDCDAGICDIDDCGIGGCDVGDCDIGGCDGCDIGGCD from the coding sequence ATGCACAGCACTTATCGACGCGGAATCATTGCGACTTCTCTCACTCACCTCGCACCGATCGGCAAACTGGCTAGCAGTATTGGGTTAAGTGGCGCATTCGATCGGAGTGCAGACTTCGCTGTCCGCAAATACCAAAAACATCTCTCCCCCCGTAAAGGCTTCTCCTGCGCCTACACCAAACTTCACGGTGGCCCATCCTGCTCCGCCTACTTTCGCGAACTGTTGAGCACGAAAGGCTTCACCCAAGCAATTCAGCCCTTTCAGCAGCGACTCCAAGAATGCCACCAAGCAAATCTCACCATCCGCGCCAGTCGCATCCAAACAATCCGCACTAACCGCATTCAAGCAAATGGGGAAGACGACAATCCCCAACGAAAATCCAACAATCCCAGTAACAGTGATGGTAACTGGTGTGATGTGGCGGACTGTGGATGCGATATATTCTCCAAAGATATTGGCAATTGCGATACTCCGGACTGTGGGTTGGGCAGTTGTGATAGCACGGGGGACTGTGACATATTGGACAGCTGTAGCGATTGTGATGCGGGCATCTGCGACATCGATGATTGTGGTATCGGCGGCTGCGATGTGGGCGATTGTGATATCGGCGGCTGTGATGGCTGCGATATTGGGGGCTGTGACTGA